The following proteins are co-located in the Mycolicibacterium goodii genome:
- a CDS encoding thiamine pyrophosphate-binding protein, with the protein MPRLNGGQVIGRILKEYGVPYVAGIPGHGIWGLMDAFNEAESKIPFIQTYHEQSAVHLADGFYRVSGKPMAAVTSIGAGASNTVLGLATAYSDSTSVLVITGGPPRHMRGRGVLQELERQKDNGFPQVAEAVSKRSWVANSIEDLPFIMHRAFSTMLTGRRGPAHIEVPWDLHAETADVNFHDLARRLPIGLQYPDPEAIERAVTLLGTAKRPVIVVGGGAISANATDEVRALAEGLNSPVATTWNGKSAFPEDHELFIGSVGQTGTIHGNYLAANADVVVSIGCRFTDWSASSYAKGKSFSFPPAKLIHIDIDPHEIGKIYPAEVGILADAKPAVAAIVASLGSTPDRTEYLAEVAERKADWENQLSARRDTDRYPFTLQRPLHALRQVMDRSGIVLAGSGNTQGAVKQTFPVYEPRTHLTTGGFSAMGWPVPAALGAKLAAPERQVACITGDGDFLMTAQEIGVAVQHDIPVVFVVQDNSGYISIRGGQRNATDRIIGTEFNRPDGSPYSPSFKDLGKSFGLESFRVESAADLEPTFKRAFDAQAPVLVEIPTDRDLASPFVPGWLDFPPLPHITDERADEYREMRAAEQHQ; encoded by the coding sequence ATGCCCAGGCTCAACGGCGGACAGGTCATCGGCCGCATCCTGAAGGAGTACGGCGTTCCCTACGTGGCCGGTATTCCCGGCCACGGCATCTGGGGGCTGATGGACGCGTTCAACGAAGCGGAATCGAAGATCCCCTTCATCCAGACCTACCACGAGCAGAGCGCCGTCCACCTCGCCGATGGCTTCTACCGCGTGTCCGGCAAGCCCATGGCCGCGGTCACGTCCATCGGCGCCGGGGCGTCCAACACCGTGCTCGGCCTGGCGACCGCATACAGCGACTCCACCAGCGTCCTGGTGATCACCGGTGGTCCCCCACGCCACATGCGTGGCCGCGGTGTCCTCCAGGAGCTGGAACGCCAGAAGGACAACGGATTTCCGCAAGTCGCCGAGGCGGTGTCCAAGCGCAGCTGGGTGGCCAACAGCATCGAAGACCTTCCGTTCATCATGCACCGCGCCTTCTCCACGATGCTGACCGGACGCCGCGGCCCGGCCCATATCGAGGTGCCCTGGGATCTGCATGCCGAGACTGCCGACGTCAACTTCCACGACCTCGCCCGCCGGCTCCCCATCGGGCTCCAGTACCCCGATCCGGAGGCGATCGAACGCGCCGTCACGCTGCTGGGCACCGCCAAGCGGCCGGTGATCGTGGTCGGTGGCGGTGCGATCAGCGCCAATGCCACCGACGAGGTCCGCGCCCTGGCCGAGGGCCTCAACAGTCCCGTCGCCACCACGTGGAACGGCAAGAGCGCGTTCCCCGAGGATCACGAGCTGTTCATCGGCAGTGTCGGCCAGACCGGCACCATCCACGGCAACTACTTGGCGGCCAACGCCGACGTCGTGGTGTCCATCGGATGTCGATTCACGGACTGGTCTGCCTCCAGTTACGCCAAGGGCAAGTCGTTCTCCTTCCCACCGGCCAAACTGATCCACATCGACATCGATCCGCACGAGATCGGCAAGATCTATCCAGCCGAGGTGGGCATCCTCGCCGACGCCAAGCCCGCCGTCGCGGCCATCGTCGCGTCCCTCGGCAGCACACCGGACCGAACCGAGTATCTCGCCGAAGTCGCAGAACGCAAGGCGGACTGGGAAAATCAGCTTTCAGCCCGACGCGACACCGACCGGTATCCGTTCACGCTGCAACGGCCGCTGCACGCACTACGCCAGGTGATGGACCGCAGCGGAATCGTGCTCGCCGGGTCCGGCAACACCCAGGGTGCGGTCAAGCAGACCTTCCCGGTGTATGAGCCGCGGACACACCTGACCACCGGCGGCTTTTCCGCAATGGGCTGGCCGGTGCCCGCCGCGCTCGGCGCCAAGCTGGCCGCACCGGAACGACAGGTCGCGTGCATCACCGGTGACGGCGACTTCCTGATGACCGCACAGGAGATCGGTGTCGCCGTCCAACACGACATTCCGGTCGTCTTCGTCGTGCAGGACAACTCGGGCTACATCTCGATCCGAGGCGGCCAGCGCAATGCGACCGACCGGATCATCGGTACGGAGTTCAATCGTCCGGACGGCTCCCCCTACAGCCCGAGCTTCAAGGACCTCGGAAAGTCCTTCGGGCTGGAATCGTTCCGCGTCGAGTCCGCGGCCGATCTGGAGCCGACGTTCAAGCGGGCGTTCGACGCCCAAGCTCCCGTCCTGGTCGAGATTCCCACCGACCGCGACCTCGCCAGTCCGTTCGTGCCGGGATGGCTGGACTTCCCGCCCCTGCCTCACATCACCGACGAGCGCGCCGACGAGTACCGCGAGATGCGTGCTGCCGAACAGCACCAGTAG
- the hisD gene encoding histidinol dehydrogenase: MPVTLKAPTITVGAPHKSNPQVVETVARVLADIRDNGDAAVRRYSEQFDKWAPSSFRLSDADVAKIVSDLPTTVVEDLTFVQRQVRNFAQAQRDSMLDIEIETLPGVKLGHRHVPVSASGAYVPGGRYPLTASAHMTVVTAKVAGVQRVAATTPPNHGSAPAISVAAMHLAGADEIYVLGGVQAIGALALGTETIAPVDLLTGPGNAYVAEAKRQLFGEVGIDLFAGPTEVLIIADESADPFVVAADLLSQAEHGPDSPVVLITTSERVGRETIAEVARQLQNLPTNDIAAVSWDNHGEVHVVDSLEDAFALADRYASEHVQILTEEPRRALREMRNYGALFLGEKTCVSFGDKAIGTNHVLPTLGAANYTGGLWVGKFLKTVTYQEIEDAASSAELGRICGRASRLENFEGHARSADVRAAKFGGDELPWTEHRFVVDASVQI, translated from the coding sequence GTGCCGGTCACCCTCAAGGCCCCGACCATTACGGTCGGCGCGCCACACAAGAGCAACCCTCAGGTCGTCGAGACCGTTGCGCGGGTTCTCGCCGACATCAGGGACAACGGTGATGCGGCGGTGCGCCGGTACTCCGAGCAGTTCGACAAATGGGCCCCTTCGTCATTCCGCCTCAGCGATGCCGACGTCGCCAAGATCGTGTCGGATCTGCCGACCACCGTTGTGGAAGACCTGACCTTCGTGCAGCGGCAGGTACGTAACTTCGCTCAGGCGCAGCGTGATTCGATGCTTGACATCGAGATCGAGACGTTGCCGGGTGTGAAGCTCGGACACCGGCACGTGCCGGTGTCCGCCTCCGGCGCCTACGTGCCCGGTGGCCGGTATCCGCTCACCGCATCGGCGCACATGACCGTGGTCACCGCAAAGGTCGCCGGCGTGCAACGAGTTGCCGCGACAACACCGCCCAATCACGGCAGCGCCCCGGCCATCAGCGTGGCGGCGATGCATCTGGCCGGAGCCGACGAGATCTATGTCCTCGGCGGCGTCCAGGCGATCGGGGCGCTGGCACTCGGCACCGAGACCATAGCGCCGGTTGACCTGCTGACCGGCCCGGGGAACGCCTACGTGGCAGAAGCAAAACGGCAGTTGTTCGGCGAGGTGGGCATCGATCTGTTCGCCGGGCCGACGGAGGTCCTCATCATCGCCGACGAGAGCGCCGATCCTTTCGTGGTTGCGGCCGACCTGCTGAGCCAGGCCGAGCACGGCCCGGACTCGCCGGTGGTCCTGATCACCACCTCGGAGCGGGTGGGACGAGAGACGATCGCCGAGGTCGCGCGGCAGTTGCAGAACCTGCCGACCAACGACATCGCCGCGGTGTCATGGGACAACCACGGCGAGGTGCATGTCGTCGACTCTCTCGAGGACGCCTTTGCGCTCGCGGACCGTTACGCCAGCGAGCATGTGCAAATCCTCACCGAGGAGCCCCGGCGGGCGCTGCGCGAGATGCGCAACTACGGCGCCCTGTTCCTCGGTGAGAAGACATGTGTTTCATTCGGCGACAAGGCCATCGGAACAAACCACGTCCTCCCTACACTGGGCGCGGCGAACTACACCGGCGGTCTGTGGGTGGGCAAGTTCTTGAAGACCGTGACCTATCAGGAGATCGAGGACGCGGCGTCCAGCGCCGAACTCGGCCGCATCTGCGGTCGGGCGTCGCGGCTGGAGAACTTCGAGGGGCACGCGCGTTCTGCGGATGTTCGTGCCGCCAAGTTCGGTGGCGACGAGCTGCCCTGGACCGAGCATCGTTTCGTCGTCGACGCGTCCGTGCAGATCTAG
- a CDS encoding FAD-dependent oxidoreductase, whose product MTPSRAALQSQIISDPPTVVETDVAIIGSGMGGGCLAYALRDRGIRVLIVEQGDFLPVERENWSFGAVHTEGRYKNSAAWYDATTGRNFIPGNYHYVGGSTKLYGATLPRFRECDFGPIEHADGLSPAWPIDYADLEPYYGEAEQMFWVHSNKGEDPTDPWRSTDYPYPGLPHEGAMARLAESARKQGLHPFSAPQALDYRPGGGCVLCETCDSFACMVEAKGDADVSAVRPALAAKTRNVELLTNAEVVKLVTSPDGSTVTAAQIRHHDRRIEVRAHRFVLSCGAVNTAALLLRSASDLHRRGLANSSDQVGRNYMAHVTTFFLAVDPRCKNEAVYQKTIGINDWYEAGPDNTYPLGNVQGLGKLRGPQAKMGKPWVPMPILDEVTKYTLDLFLQTEDLPLPENRVTLRSNGQVSLFRRETNLAAHHELIHRMKKVVRKAGFPVVLTRSLGVEATSHQCGTARMGDDPTTSVVDANLKAHDLDNLWIADTSTFCSSGAVNPAITAAALSLRLGHSGALTN is encoded by the coding sequence GTGACACCTTCGCGCGCGGCGTTACAGTCGCAGATCATCTCCGATCCTCCCACCGTCGTGGAAACCGACGTGGCCATCATCGGCTCCGGCATGGGCGGCGGCTGTCTGGCCTACGCCCTGCGCGACAGGGGAATTCGTGTCCTCATAGTGGAACAGGGCGACTTCCTTCCGGTCGAACGCGAGAACTGGTCCTTCGGCGCCGTACACACCGAGGGGCGCTACAAGAACTCCGCGGCGTGGTACGACGCCACGACGGGCAGAAATTTCATACCAGGCAACTACCACTACGTGGGCGGCAGCACCAAGCTGTACGGGGCGACGCTGCCCCGCTTCCGCGAGTGCGACTTCGGGCCGATCGAGCATGCGGACGGACTGTCGCCCGCATGGCCCATCGACTACGCCGACCTCGAGCCGTACTACGGCGAAGCCGAGCAGATGTTCTGGGTGCACAGCAACAAGGGGGAGGACCCGACGGATCCTTGGCGGTCCACCGATTACCCCTATCCGGGCCTGCCCCACGAGGGAGCGATGGCCAGGCTCGCCGAGAGCGCCAGAAAGCAGGGACTGCATCCGTTTTCGGCTCCCCAGGCGCTCGATTACCGGCCCGGCGGCGGCTGCGTCCTGTGCGAGACCTGCGATTCCTTCGCGTGCATGGTGGAGGCGAAGGGCGACGCCGATGTCTCGGCCGTCCGTCCCGCGCTAGCCGCCAAGACCAGGAACGTCGAGCTCCTCACCAACGCCGAAGTGGTGAAACTTGTCACCAGCCCCGACGGGAGTACCGTCACGGCCGCGCAGATCCGTCACCACGACCGCCGAATCGAGGTCCGCGCGCACAGATTCGTGTTGTCCTGCGGCGCGGTCAACACCGCGGCGCTGCTGTTACGCTCCGCCTCCGACCTACACCGACGCGGCCTGGCCAACTCGTCGGACCAGGTGGGCCGCAACTACATGGCGCACGTCACGACGTTCTTCCTCGCTGTCGACCCCCGGTGCAAGAACGAGGCCGTCTACCAGAAGACGATCGGAATCAACGACTGGTACGAGGCCGGGCCCGACAACACCTACCCGCTGGGCAACGTCCAGGGTCTGGGCAAACTGCGCGGCCCACAGGCCAAGATGGGCAAACCCTGGGTGCCGATGCCGATCCTCGATGAGGTCACCAAATACACACTCGACCTGTTCCTCCAGACCGAAGACCTCCCGCTTCCCGAGAACCGAGTGACTCTCCGGTCCAACGGTCAGGTCAGCCTCTTTCGCAGGGAGACCAATCTCGCCGCGCACCATGAGCTCATCCACCGCATGAAGAAGGTTGTCCGCAAAGCCGGCTTCCCGGTGGTGCTCACGCGAAGCCTCGGGGTCGAGGCGACGTCACACCAGTGCGGAACCGCACGCATGGGCGACGATCCGACCACCAGTGTGGTCGATGCGAACCTGAAAGCTCACGACCTCGACAACCTGTGGATCGCCGACACGTCGACCTTCTGCTCGTCCGGGGCCGTCAATCCCGCCATCACGGCGGCGGCCCTGTCGCTGCGCCTTGGTCATTCCGGCGCCCTGACCAACTGA
- a CDS encoding MFS transporter, with product MNTALSMRRAQLTYRVAIYGLFATFGIVLSTWAVHLPALQTATKMSTSMLGTVLLILGSGAIAGMQLTGRIADRYGPRWVAVGTVAAMAVALIAPLAATSRQWAAVGAFALHATTLTTAVLASAVCLVLVAAVAAALCRCGPRLPAAVAAARGSAGAEHHDQARSTGRGRVAMLGLLAFLFFLAEGAAMDWSSMHAQRELGETPTAGALAFGAFVGAMTVGRFGIDRLAAEYGPVLIVRAGAAVAATGLTLVICATALPLVLFGWVLTGLGIAGGVPQVFSAAGNLGDGSARRLSLVVGVGYLAILAGPGLVGWLAELTSLTAAFVLPLVAVLVCALAASAVRR from the coding sequence GTGAACACTGCGCTGTCGATGCGCCGCGCCCAACTGACGTACCGCGTGGCCATCTACGGATTGTTCGCGACGTTCGGCATCGTGCTGTCGACCTGGGCCGTGCATCTACCCGCACTGCAAACCGCGACGAAGATGTCGACATCGATGCTGGGGACGGTCCTGCTGATTCTCGGCTCGGGTGCGATCGCCGGCATGCAGCTCACCGGCAGGATCGCCGACCGGTACGGACCACGCTGGGTGGCGGTCGGCACGGTTGCGGCGATGGCGGTGGCGCTCATCGCTCCGCTGGCCGCGACCAGCAGACAGTGGGCGGCCGTGGGCGCGTTCGCCCTGCACGCCACAACCCTCACCACGGCCGTGCTCGCCTCGGCGGTGTGCCTGGTGCTCGTCGCCGCCGTCGCGGCGGCGCTGTGTCGATGCGGACCGCGCCTGCCCGCCGCGGTGGCTGCGGCTCGCGGCTCCGCCGGCGCGGAGCACCACGACCAGGCGCGGTCCACCGGACGGGGCCGGGTGGCGATGCTGGGCCTGCTCGCCTTCCTGTTCTTCCTCGCCGAGGGCGCCGCCATGGACTGGAGCAGCATGCACGCCCAGCGAGAACTCGGCGAGACGCCCACGGCGGGCGCACTGGCCTTCGGAGCGTTCGTCGGGGCGATGACGGTCGGGCGGTTCGGCATCGACCGCCTGGCCGCCGAGTACGGTCCGGTGCTGATCGTCAGGGCCGGCGCGGCGGTGGCCGCCACGGGCCTGACGCTCGTGATCTGCGCGACGGCGCTGCCTCTGGTCCTGTTCGGCTGGGTATTGACCGGCCTTGGGATCGCAGGCGGGGTACCGCAAGTATTCTCCGCTGCAGGCAATCTCGGCGACGGTTCGGCTCGCCGGCTGTCGTTGGTCGTCGGCGTCGGCTATCTGGCCATCCTCGCCGGACCAGGGCTGGTCGGCTGGCTGGCCGAGCTCACCAGTTTGACCGCGGCTTTCGTCCTGCCGCTGGTCGCTGTCCTGGTGTGCGCCCTTGCGGCCTCCGCGGTACGTCGGTGA
- a CDS encoding VOC family protein — protein MGEIKEPRVPTLRAVDHVAYTVPDLDAAVAFFVDHFGAELIYRDGPFRDEDGEGMRRRLDVDPKAQCTIAMIRIGKHHNVELFEYEAPERNTRLPRNSDVGGHHLAFYVDDIDAGYDYVRSIPGVVVQEGPNGVDPQAPVAGQRWFYFKSPWGMQLELTTCATDGFYQGLPAAAQARPAATWR, from the coding sequence ATGGGTGAGATCAAAGAACCACGGGTGCCGACGCTTCGAGCGGTCGACCACGTCGCGTACACGGTGCCGGACCTCGATGCCGCGGTGGCGTTCTTCGTCGACCATTTCGGTGCCGAGCTGATCTACCGCGACGGGCCGTTCCGGGACGAGGACGGTGAGGGTATGCGACGCCGACTCGACGTCGATCCGAAGGCACAGTGCACCATCGCGATGATCCGGATCGGCAAGCACCACAATGTGGAACTGTTCGAGTACGAGGCACCGGAGCGCAATACCCGGTTGCCCCGCAACAGCGATGTGGGTGGGCATCATCTGGCGTTCTACGTCGACGACATCGACGCCGGCTATGACTACGTCAGGTCCATTCCGGGTGTGGTGGTGCAGGAGGGCCCCAATGGCGTCGATCCGCAGGCGCCCGTCGCCGGGCAGCGGTGGTTCTACTTCAAGTCGCCCTGGGGGATGCAGCTGGAACTGACCACATGCGCCACCGACGGTTTCTACCAGGGGCTGCCCGCCGCGGCGCAGGCACGGCCCGCCGCCACATGGCGATGA
- a CDS encoding PucR family transcriptional regulator, which yields MAMTVEAALKLEVFERVPLKVYAGHENLDRVIRWVHPTEIPDIATFLTGGEMLLTAGLGIGSTAAEQQNYIAAVADAGAAVLVIELSGRAYATMPTALVDAARDRGLPLVGLEGELPFVEVSAQVHESIVDQRVLDLSAYERLNATFMQMLLAGRDPARFTDTLAEEVGHPVVLEDATHQVVAYSANSPAGDDVLSHWEHHSRIEHETSNESGSAGDAPNCTRRAVVLRGERWGWLHVLHGGAALVGTAGYAVDRATDGIAIALLGARESGARSAQRQNALVSRLLLGDIDGEAFVARALRLGQDLRERALVVVSVLKEMPPGATSDEAIEEFCRAMHVPAVVADLGEHTLAIMGLSRTGTERKMVERLRALDVRAGVSRPVSPAQLPTAVEQARSAASVAAAKPDKEVHRFDDLGVLRLLASLAGGPELARYIEDELGPILKHDATASNPLLPTLRTYLACDGNKSQAAQQLFVQRRTLYYRLERITNLLERSLDDPDTRQALVFAVRGHDLLQRQSRH from the coding sequence ATGGCGATGACCGTCGAGGCAGCGCTCAAACTCGAGGTGTTCGAACGGGTGCCGCTGAAAGTCTACGCCGGGCACGAGAACCTCGACCGAGTCATCAGGTGGGTCCATCCCACCGAAATACCTGACATCGCAACCTTTCTCACCGGCGGAGAGATGTTGCTGACCGCAGGGCTCGGGATCGGATCCACCGCCGCCGAACAGCAGAACTACATCGCGGCGGTCGCCGACGCGGGTGCGGCCGTACTGGTGATCGAACTCAGCGGCCGCGCCTACGCGACGATGCCGACGGCTCTTGTGGACGCTGCTCGGGACCGTGGGCTGCCGCTGGTGGGTCTGGAGGGAGAGCTGCCGTTCGTGGAGGTGTCCGCTCAGGTGCACGAGTCGATCGTGGACCAGCGCGTGCTCGACCTGAGCGCATACGAGCGGCTGAACGCCACCTTCATGCAGATGCTGCTGGCCGGTCGAGATCCGGCCCGGTTCACCGACACGCTCGCCGAGGAGGTGGGCCATCCCGTCGTCCTTGAAGACGCGACCCATCAGGTGGTGGCCTATTCCGCCAATTCCCCTGCGGGCGACGATGTTCTGTCGCACTGGGAGCACCACTCACGCATCGAACACGAAACGTCCAACGAATCCGGTTCGGCGGGCGACGCCCCCAACTGCACGCGACGGGCCGTGGTGTTGCGTGGTGAGCGGTGGGGTTGGTTGCACGTGCTTCACGGCGGCGCAGCCCTGGTCGGCACGGCTGGATACGCAGTCGACCGCGCGACCGACGGCATCGCCATCGCCCTTCTCGGAGCCAGGGAGAGCGGTGCGAGATCCGCCCAACGCCAGAACGCGCTTGTGAGCAGGCTGCTGCTCGGCGATATCGACGGTGAGGCGTTCGTCGCAAGAGCACTGCGCCTGGGACAGGACCTGCGGGAACGCGCCCTCGTGGTGGTCTCCGTACTCAAAGAGATGCCGCCCGGCGCTACGAGCGACGAAGCGATCGAAGAGTTCTGCCGGGCGATGCATGTGCCGGCCGTGGTCGCCGATCTGGGTGAACACACCCTGGCCATCATGGGTCTGTCGCGCACCGGGACCGAGCGCAAGATGGTCGAGCGTCTCCGCGCGCTCGATGTGCGTGCCGGTGTGAGCCGACCGGTCAGTCCCGCACAACTTCCGACAGCCGTCGAACAGGCACGCAGCGCTGCATCGGTGGCCGCCGCCAAGCCCGACAAGGAAGTGCACAGATTCGACGACCTCGGGGTGCTGCGCCTGCTGGCGTCGCTGGCCGGCGGACCCGAACTCGCGCGCTACATCGAAGACGAACTCGGCCCGATTCTCAAACACGACGCCACCGCATCGAACCCGCTTCTCCCCACGCTGCGGACCTATCTGGCCTGCGACGGCAACAAATCCCAAGCCGCACAACAGCTTTTCGTGCAACGGCGCACGCTGTACTACCGGCTCGAGCGCATCACCAACCTGCTCGAACGGTCTCTGGACGATCCCGACACCCGGCAGGCTTTGGTCTTCGCGGTGCGCGGCCATGACCTCCTGCAGCGCCAGTCGCGCCACTGA
- a CDS encoding FAD-dependent oxidoreductase produces the protein MTVTAGTDPTLAPLFEPITLGNVEIRNRVVMTGHGTGMAKDYLPTDQHVAYYRERAIGGAGLIGMAFPQIHPTSQDVPGEPRSWLPEIVPGLRKITDAVHEHGAKIVMQLGHGGRQGHSTFTERALWAPSNTPCPFNLEMPKAMEIEDIDEIVAAHAIGARHAKQGGMDGVEIHSGYGGYLLASFLSPFSNHRTDEYGGSLENRMRIVMRVIDAVRDEVGPAFLVGINLQGHDFSPGGLEVGDAQEIARAIDATGKIDYICVKAATYNEAHQNVPDMQHPKRIWEDLAAAVKAVVNVPVIAVGRINDPGDAADILALGHADLVAMTRQQIADPETVNKMRQGRLDEIRRCIGCNQGCIDRLFSVTHSTCVHNPAAGYELELGIGTLLQATVRRRVVVVGAGPAGMKAAEVAARQGHEVILFERRGRTGGQLRIAAKIKGREEIGGVVDHLDVMIAKHGVDLRLTQSPTAEEILALEPHHVIVATGSAPGHDIVGNLAQGIGFTPGLDQDHVLSVWDVLEAEQPVGHRVLIVDDGEGGWKGIGLALQLSEQGHDVEFVTPLPYVGAKLGPFSANLAVPRVHKSGMTTHPFSTVTAIHGPTAHITERGRASVLDSLDTVILAGWHRPVNDLYFALKAAGASVARIGDAIASRTMMEAVHEGERAARRIPVTV, from the coding sequence GTGACTGTGACCGCAGGCACCGACCCCACCTTGGCACCGCTGTTCGAACCGATCACGCTCGGCAACGTCGAAATCCGCAACCGTGTGGTGATGACCGGGCACGGCACCGGAATGGCGAAGGACTACCTGCCGACCGATCAGCACGTCGCGTACTACCGCGAGCGCGCCATCGGCGGCGCGGGTCTGATCGGGATGGCATTCCCGCAGATCCACCCGACCTCCCAGGACGTGCCGGGGGAGCCACGGTCCTGGCTGCCCGAGATCGTCCCGGGCCTGCGGAAGATCACCGACGCGGTGCACGAACACGGCGCGAAAATCGTCATGCAACTCGGACACGGTGGCCGACAAGGGCATTCGACCTTCACCGAACGGGCCCTGTGGGCACCGTCGAACACACCCTGCCCGTTCAACCTCGAGATGCCCAAGGCGATGGAGATCGAGGACATCGACGAGATCGTCGCCGCGCACGCCATCGGTGCGCGCCACGCCAAACAGGGCGGCATGGACGGTGTCGAAATCCATTCCGGCTACGGCGGATACCTGCTGGCGTCCTTTCTCTCGCCGTTCTCGAATCACCGCACCGACGAGTACGGGGGCTCGCTGGAGAACCGCATGCGCATCGTGATGCGGGTCATCGACGCGGTTCGCGACGAGGTGGGGCCCGCCTTCCTGGTCGGTATCAACCTGCAGGGCCACGACTTCAGCCCCGGCGGCCTCGAGGTGGGCGATGCTCAGGAGATCGCCAGGGCGATCGACGCCACCGGCAAGATCGACTACATCTGCGTCAAGGCCGCAACCTACAACGAGGCGCACCAGAACGTGCCGGACATGCAGCACCCGAAGCGGATCTGGGAGGATCTGGCCGCCGCCGTCAAGGCGGTGGTCAACGTGCCGGTGATCGCCGTCGGCCGGATCAACGACCCCGGTGACGCCGCCGACATCCTGGCACTCGGTCATGCGGACCTGGTCGCGATGACACGTCAGCAGATTGCGGACCCGGAAACGGTCAACAAGATGCGGCAGGGGCGCCTCGACGAGATCCGGCGCTGCATCGGCTGCAATCAGGGATGCATCGACCGCCTGTTCAGCGTCACGCATTCCACGTGCGTGCACAACCCGGCGGCCGGCTACGAACTGGAACTCGGCATCGGGACCCTGCTGCAGGCCACCGTGCGGCGGCGCGTTGTCGTCGTGGGCGCGGGCCCCGCCGGCATGAAGGCCGCCGAAGTCGCCGCGCGCCAGGGCCATGAGGTGATTCTGTTCGAGCGTCGCGGCCGCACCGGTGGCCAACTGCGCATCGCCGCAAAGATCAAGGGGCGCGAGGAGATCGGCGGCGTCGTCGATCACCTCGATGTGATGATCGCCAAGCACGGGGTCGACCTCCGGCTGACGCAGTCCCCGACGGCCGAGGAGATTCTGGCGCTCGAACCCCACCACGTGATCGTGGCGACCGGCTCGGCGCCCGGCCACGACATCGTCGGTAACCTCGCGCAGGGCATCGGTTTCACCCCCGGGCTGGACCAGGATCACGTGCTCTCCGTGTGGGACGTGCTCGAGGCGGAACAGCCGGTGGGACATCGGGTACTCATCGTCGACGACGGCGAAGGCGGGTGGAAGGGAATCGGGCTCGCGCTGCAGCTCAGTGAGCAGGGGCACGACGTCGAGTTCGTCACGCCGCTGCCCTACGTCGGTGCGAAGCTCGGCCCGTTCAGTGCCAACCTGGCCGTACCGCGAGTTCACAAGTCCGGCATGACAACTCATCCGTTCAGTACGGTGACGGCGATCCACGGGCCTACAGCGCACATCACCGAACGGGGACGGGCATCGGTTCTCGACTCCCTCGACACGGTGATACTCGCGGGTTGGCACCGGCCGGTCAACGACCTCTACTTCGCCCTCAAGGCGGCAGGCGCCAGCGTCGCACGGATCGGTGACGCCATCGCCAGCCGGACGATGATGGAGGCGGTGCACGAGGGTGAGCGAGCCGCGCGGAGAATCCCGGTGACGGTCTGA